The following coding sequences lie in one Pseudomonas sp. B33.4 genomic window:
- a CDS encoding ParA family protein, translating to MAKVFAIANQKGGVGKTTTCINLAASLVATKRRVLLIDLDPQGNATMGSGVDKHGLENSVYDLLIGECDLAQAMHYSEHGGYQLLPANRDLTAAEVVLLEMQMKESRLRSALAPIRENYDYILIDCPPSLSMLTLNALVAADGVIIPMQCEYFALEGLSDLVDNIKRIAELLNPNLKVEGLLRTMYDPRLSLMNDVSAQLKEHFGEQLYDTVIPRNIRLAEAPSYGMPALAYDKQSRGALAYLALAGEMVRRQRKNSRIAAAQAT from the coding sequence ATGGCTAAGGTATTCGCGATAGCGAACCAAAAGGGTGGTGTGGGCAAGACCACCACCTGCATCAACCTCGCAGCATCCCTGGTCGCGACCAAGCGCCGGGTGCTATTGATCGATCTCGATCCACAGGGCAACGCCACCATGGGTAGCGGTGTGGATAAACACGGCCTGGAAAACTCGGTCTACGACCTGCTGATCGGCGAATGCGATCTGGCCCAGGCCATGCACTATTCCGAGCACGGCGGTTACCAACTGCTGCCGGCCAACCGCGACTTGACGGCGGCCGAAGTGGTGCTGCTGGAAATGCAGATGAAGGAAAGCCGTCTGCGCAGCGCGCTTGCGCCGATCCGTGAAAATTACGATTACATTCTGATCGACTGCCCGCCGTCGCTGTCGATGCTTACGCTGAACGCATTGGTCGCCGCCGATGGGGTAATTATCCCCATGCAGTGCGAGTACTTCGCGCTCGAAGGCTTGAGCGACCTTGTGGATAACATCAAACGCATCGCTGAACTGCTGAACCCAAACCTGAAAGTCGAAGGCCTGCTGCGGACGATGTACGATCCGCGCCTGAGCCTGATGAACGACGTTTCGGCGCAGCTCAAGGAACACTTCGGCGAGCAGCTCTACGACACGGTGATCCCGCGCAACATCCGTCTGGCCGAAGCGCCAAGCTACGGCATGCCGGCGCTGGCCTACGACAAGCAATCGCGCGGCGCCCTGGCTTATCTGGCCCTGGCAGGCGAGATGGTTCGTCGTCAGCGCAAAAACTCACGCATCGCCGCCGCTCAGGCAACTTAA